Proteins from a genomic interval of Pseudoalteromonas sp. MEBiC 03607:
- a CDS encoding PD-(D/E)XK nuclease family protein, translating into MSTYTPADFKRLLSEFEELPKSQLEMSIFDISGYPHYENVASNVLAFYLNPHNEHGLQDLLLSSILNKVAIEDRNLKNVLVSREESTFNQKRLDLLIETDNLLIGIENKIFHHLNNDLNDYSYALKKWAQPNNLEIVKIVLSIKKEQPSDGFVNVTYEELFTEIRRRMSHYQITKNKWYFYLLDFMNSIEGLAGSKMKIDENDQFFLDNFEKIEALLGERNKFLAKLNNKVVELQQKIEKPPQCKRQWIYSKSCLVHDFEFFSYKIAFDLFIAPSGWQLQLFGRDAESKKYLTFLFNTIPLKGTQQGYKDSRYILEEFCLHQDLSTIAASLLKRFSMLLESQERAEMKT; encoded by the coding sequence ATGTCTACTTACACACCTGCTGACTTCAAAAGATTACTCAGCGAGTTTGAGGAACTGCCAAAAAGTCAGCTAGAAATGAGTATTTTCGATATATCTGGCTACCCTCACTATGAAAATGTGGCAAGTAATGTACTCGCATTTTATCTTAATCCTCACAATGAACATGGTTTACAAGATTTACTTCTAAGTTCCATTCTTAACAAAGTTGCCATTGAGGATAGGAATCTAAAAAATGTTCTAGTTAGTCGCGAAGAATCTACATTCAATCAAAAGCGGTTAGACTTATTAATTGAAACTGACAACTTACTAATAGGTATAGAAAATAAAATTTTCCATCATCTTAATAATGATTTAAATGACTACAGTTATGCGCTCAAAAAATGGGCTCAACCGAATAATCTAGAGATAGTGAAAATAGTATTAAGTATAAAAAAAGAGCAACCAAGTGATGGTTTTGTAAACGTCACTTATGAAGAACTATTTACTGAGATAAGAAGACGCATGTCTCATTATCAAATCACAAAAAACAAGTGGTACTTTTACTTACTAGATTTTATGAATAGCATTGAAGGACTAGCTGGAAGCAAAATGAAAATTGACGAAAATGATCAGTTTTTTCTAGATAACTTTGAAAAAATAGAAGCACTACTTGGAGAAAGAAATAAATTCTTAGCCAAACTCAATAATAAAGTCGTTGAGCTACAACAAAAAATTGAAAAACCGCCTCAATGCAAAAGGCAATGGATATACTCTAAATCCTGTCTTGTTCATGACTTTGAGTTTTTCTCCTACAAAATAGCCTTTGATTTGTTTATAGCTCCTAGCGGCTGGCAATTACAACTATTCGGTAGAGATGCTGAATCAAAGAAATATTTAACGTTCCTTTTTAATACCATACCATTAAAAGGAACTCAGCAGGGCTATAAAGATTCTAGATACATACTTGAAGAGTTTTGCCTTCATCAAGATTTATCTACGATAGCTGCCAGCTTATTAAAAAGGTTCAGCATGTTATTAGAGTCGCAAGAAAGAGCTGAGATGAAAACATAA
- a CDS encoding NAD(P)/FAD-dependent oxidoreductase, which translates to MTQVDVIVIGAGAAGLMCAAQAGYRGRNVTVLDMGKKPGRKILISGGGRCNFTNENASPDNYLCGNPHFVKSCLSRYTQHDFIELVDRHGLAYHHKTLGQLFCDNSAQDIVDILLTECEWAGVNITLRNEVLSVTKTDAGYEVITEQDSYQCESLVVASGGLTMPKLGASPIGYKIAEQFGLTVLPTMAALVPFTLHQHDKDRFDGLSGISIPCLVTSEDGTQFKENILFTHRGLSGPAILQISSFWRAGQTVYINLLPELDLKQQFEDWRQSQGQKSLKNTLATILPKRFVEMLHDSKAIPDCNVNQLSHAQIDALHDYIHNWQIKPNGTEGYRTAEVTLGGVDTDELSSKTFEAKKSPGLYFIGEVTDVTGWLGGYNFQYAWSCGFAAGQYC; encoded by the coding sequence ATGACCCAAGTAGATGTAATTGTGATAGGCGCTGGCGCTGCAGGTTTGATGTGTGCTGCACAAGCAGGCTACCGTGGTCGCAATGTTACTGTGCTTGATATGGGCAAAAAGCCGGGCCGTAAAATATTAATTAGCGGCGGCGGACGTTGTAACTTCACCAATGAAAATGCAAGCCCAGACAACTACTTGTGTGGTAATCCTCACTTTGTAAAATCGTGTTTAAGCCGATACACCCAGCATGACTTTATTGAGCTGGTGGACCGTCACGGCTTGGCTTATCATCATAAAACACTGGGTCAGTTATTTTGTGATAACAGCGCGCAAGATATCGTCGATATTCTTCTAACTGAGTGCGAGTGGGCGGGGGTTAACATTACTCTGCGTAACGAAGTACTCAGCGTGACTAAAACCGATGCGGGTTATGAAGTTATTACCGAACAAGACAGCTATCAATGTGAGTCGTTAGTTGTCGCATCGGGCGGATTAACCATGCCTAAGCTTGGTGCATCGCCAATTGGTTATAAAATTGCTGAGCAATTTGGTTTAACAGTGCTGCCAACCATGGCGGCATTAGTGCCATTTACTTTGCATCAGCATGATAAAGATCGCTTTGACGGGTTATCGGGGATCAGCATTCCTTGTCTGGTTACCAGTGAAGATGGCACCCAATTCAAAGAAAACATCTTGTTTACTCACCGCGGCCTTTCGGGCCCAGCGATTTTGCAAATCAGCTCATTCTGGCGTGCAGGGCAAACGGTGTATATTAACTTGTTACCAGAGCTTGATTTAAAACAGCAGTTCGAAGATTGGCGTCAAAGCCAAGGTCAAAAGTCATTAAAAAATACCCTTGCGACAATTTTACCAAAACGCTTTGTTGAAATGCTGCACGACAGCAAAGCAATTCCTGATTGCAATGTAAACCAGCTAAGCCATGCTCAAATCGACGCGCTACATGATTACATTCACAATTGGCAAATTAAACCAAACGGCACCGAGGGTTACAGAACCGCCGAAGTCACGCTTGGCGGTGTAGACACCGACGAGTTAAGCTCAAAAACCTTCGAAGCGAAAAAGTCACCGGGCCTCTATTTCATCGGCGAAGTCACCGACGTAACCGGCTGGCTAGGCGGCTACAACTTCCAATACGCCTGGAGCTGCGGCTTTGCAGCAGGGCAGTATTGTTGA